The sequence AAGCGGAAAGTGCTTTTGTGTCTAATGACCAGTGGAATGGGTACACCGAATTTGGGATTTCTCGTCCCTGGGATATGAACGCCCTTTCCTTAACAAAGCTTCGGCATGGCGATACTATCCCTTTTCAGGGGAGTCAGGTGGAAGTACTCCACACTCCGGGACACACCCCCGGTTCGGTATGTTACCGCTGGGGAAATTGCCTATTTTCAGGGGATACCCTGTTTAAAGAGGCCGTAGGTCGTTGGGATTTTCCCGGTGGAGACGGTAGGGCGCTTCGTCAAAGTGTGGTATCCCTTATCGAAAACCTGGAACCTTCAGTGGAGGTTTATCCCGGTCACGGGGAACCCACCACTATTGGGCAAGAGCGGGAAGTAAATCCCTATTATCACCAGTGGAAAAAATGTCCTCTCTAAAATCTCTGGCCGCTCTAGAAATTGAGGGCCCTTTTCGGTATAATACTGCAACATAAACCGGTTTAGCAAAAAGGCCGAAAAAGAGGCCCCCAGGATATGCGGCATTTTTGTTTTTTCCCAGACCGGCTTTTGTGGGATAGAATGGGGGGCATTTTGATGCAGCCAGGAGGACTGATAATGAATACCGATAAAAACACCTTTAAAGAAAATATTCGCCTTCGTTTAAAACGGCGATATGGTAAGGACCTCTCAGAGGCCACTAAACACGATATTTACGATGCGGTGGCCGCTTCGGCTATGGAATATATCCTTGACAACTGGATGGCTACCCGCCGGGCCTTTGATAATCATCCTATAAAACAAATGTATTACTTTTCGGCGGAGTTCCTCATGGGGCGGGCCATGACGAATAACCTGATTAACCTGGGAATTTTACCCATGGTCCAGGAAGTGCTCCAGGAGTTGGGATATGAGTATGATGAAATTGAGGAACAAGAGCCCGATGCGGGCTTAGGAAACGGTGGACTTGGTCGGTTGGCCGCTTGTTTTCTGGATAGCCTTGCGACGATGAATTTGCCTGGCCATGGATATGGTATTCGGTATCGCTATGGCATGTTTGAACAAAAAATAGAACATTGCCGCCAGGTGGAGAAGCCCGATAACTGGCTTGAGCATCGGAACCCCTGGGAAATTAAACGCAGTGACCATGCGGTGGACGTGAAATTTGGGGGCGAAGTGGTCATCAAGGTAGATGAAAAAGGGCGACAATACTTTGATGTCGATCGGGCCGAGGTGGTACGGGCTATACCCTATGATATGCCGATTGTCGGGTATAACACGAAAACCGTAAACACCCTTCGCCTGTGGGAAGCCTACAGTCCCGACGGCTTTAACCTTCAGCTCTTTAATGAGATGCAATACCTCAGGGCGGTGGAAAAGGCCTGCCAGGCTGAAGATATTTCTCGGGTTCTCTACCCCAACGATAGTGGTCCCTCGGGCAAGGCCCTGCGGCTCAAGCAGCAGTATTTCTTTGTTTCTGCGAGCCTCCAGGACATAGTTCGTTCCTTTAAACGAAAGTATGGGAATGATTTTTCAAAACTACCTGACCTGGTGGTAATTCAACTGAATGATACCCACCCCGTGGTGGCTATTCCTGAATTGATGCGAATTCTCATGGATCAGGAGGGGCTTGGATGGGAAGAGGCCTGGGCGATTACCACTCGCATTTTTGCCTATACCAACCATACCATCATGGCGGAGGCATTGGAAAAATGGCCTATCGATCTTTTTTCTGGTCTTTTGCCACGGATCTATACTATTGTAGAAGAAATCGATCGCCGTCATACCGACGAGTTACGGAAGCTGTATCCGAACGACTGGGATAAGCAGCAGCGCATGGCCATCATCAACCATGGGATGATCCATATGGCCCACCTCGCCATCGTGGGAAGTTTTTCGGTGAATGGGGTGGCGGCGCTTCATACGGAGATCCTTAAAAAACGGGAACTCAAAGACTGGTATGAATGGCGTCCCCAGATTTTCAATAATAAAACGAATGGGGTAACCCAGCGGCGCTGGCTTAAGCTGTGCAATCCCGGTTTATCTGCCCTTATCACCGAAGCCATCGGCCCCGGTTGGGAAACGGATCTTGCTCGACTGCGAGAGTTAGAGCCCTTTGCAGAGGACCCGGCATTCCGTGAACGGTTTGCCCAAATTAAGCATGCCAATAAGGTAGCCCTTGCCCGGTATCTTGCTAAAAGCCAGGGGGTAACCCTGGATCCTTCTTCTATTTACGATGTACAGGTAAAACGCCTCCATGAGTATAAGCGCCAGCTCCTTAATATCCTTCATGTTATGTATCTCCACAACAAGTTGGCTGATGATCCTACTCTGGAGATGCCACCGCAGACCTTTATTTTTGGGGCCAAGGCGGCCTCGGGATACCGGCGGGCAAAGTCGATTATTTCTCTTATTTGCGCGGAGGCCGCTCGGCTTGAGGCGGATCCCCGTGTTAAGGGCCGCCTGAAGGTGGTTTTTGCGGAAAACTACCGGGTTACCCTGGCGGAAAAGATCATTCCCGCGGCGGAAATCTCAGAACAAATCTCTACTGCCGGGAAAGAAGCCAGCGGAACGGGTAACATGAAGTTCATGATGAATGGGGCCCTGACCCTGGGAACCCTCGATGGGGCTAACGTGGAGATTGTACAGGAGGTGGGACGCAAAAACGCCTTTATTTTTGGTCTTACCGCCGAAGAAATTGCCGCCATCGAAGCGACCCATTCCTACGATCCTAAAATATACCTCGGCCGAAACCCTGCCCTTGCCCGGGTGGTGCATCAACTGATCGATGGCACCTTTGGCCATGAATTCCAGACCGCCTTCCGGGAACTCTATGATTCCCTGGTGTACGGGGTGGAAGGAAACCGGCCCGATGTCTATTACGTGCTCGCCGATTTTGATGCCTATGTCCAGGCCCACGAGCAGGCCCTTAAGTCCTATGCGGATCGGGACTGGTGGAACCGGGCGGCTATCATTAACGTGGCCCGGTCGGGCATATTCTCTACCGATCGCACCATCGCCGAATATGTCCAGGATATTTGGCATATTAAACCCATAGCCGTAAAATAAGGACGCTTCTGAAAAAAAATCAGAGAACCAACGGTATTGCCCCCGGGAAAAACATCCTGGGGGCACCCCAGGCCCGATGGAAAGTACATAATAAAAGGCCCCGACGAGAGGGATGTTTACCAAAAGGATTTCAGAAAAAAAGCGCCCTCATCTTGCGGGATTTAAAAAAGGCCAGTACCCTTGCAGTATGGACGAAAAGAAAAATCATGGGAAAGACAAGAGTCCCTTTGTTCCTTTTGATATGCTGGACCCGGAGTTGGTTCTGGAAAGTGTAGAAGAGGGGTATGGCCTGGAACTGGAATCCACCCTGTATTCCTGTGCGAGCTATGTGAACCGGGTATTTGGACTGCGGGATGTGGGAGGAAAAGAGTATATTGCAAAATTTTACCGCCCCCAGCGCTGGAGCTATGCCCAGATTCTAGAAGAACATCGTTTTGTCCAAACCCTTGCCCAGCATGAGGTTCCGGTGGTCTGTCCGTTTCCCAACCAGGAAGGGGACACGTTGCAGACCCTCATCATAGAAGAAAATGGAAAACCGGACCAGGAAATGTATTTTGCCCTTTATCCCAAGCTGAAGGGGTTCCCCTTTGATCCAGAAGGAGAAAAAGACTACGTTCGTATGGGGGCCCTGCTGGGACACCTGCATGTGGTGGGTTCTCAGTTTTCGCTTGCTGAGCGGGGCCGCTTCCCACCCCTGGCCCCCCTTGAGCTCCTTGCGTATTTTACTGAGACCTTTGAAATTGAAGAGGAAATCCAGAATAACCTGCGAGAGGTAGCGGCGCGTCTTGACGCT comes from Treponema sp. J25 and encodes:
- a CDS encoding glycogen/starch/alpha-glucan phosphorylase, translated to MNTDKNTFKENIRLRLKRRYGKDLSEATKHDIYDAVAASAMEYILDNWMATRRAFDNHPIKQMYYFSAEFLMGRAMTNNLINLGILPMVQEVLQELGYEYDEIEEQEPDAGLGNGGLGRLAACFLDSLATMNLPGHGYGIRYRYGMFEQKIEHCRQVEKPDNWLEHRNPWEIKRSDHAVDVKFGGEVVIKVDEKGRQYFDVDRAEVVRAIPYDMPIVGYNTKTVNTLRLWEAYSPDGFNLQLFNEMQYLRAVEKACQAEDISRVLYPNDSGPSGKALRLKQQYFFVSASLQDIVRSFKRKYGNDFSKLPDLVVIQLNDTHPVVAIPELMRILMDQEGLGWEEAWAITTRIFAYTNHTIMAEALEKWPIDLFSGLLPRIYTIVEEIDRRHTDELRKLYPNDWDKQQRMAIINHGMIHMAHLAIVGSFSVNGVAALHTEILKKRELKDWYEWRPQIFNNKTNGVTQRRWLKLCNPGLSALITEAIGPGWETDLARLRELEPFAEDPAFRERFAQIKHANKVALARYLAKSQGVTLDPSSIYDVQVKRLHEYKRQLLNILHVMYLHNKLADDPTLEMPPQTFIFGAKAASGYRRAKSIISLICAEAARLEADPRVKGRLKVVFAENYRVTLAEKIIPAAEISEQISTAGKEASGTGNMKFMMNGALTLGTLDGANVEIVQEVGRKNAFIFGLTAEEIAAIEATHSYDPKIYLGRNPALARVVHQLIDGTFGHEFQTAFRELYDSLVYGVEGNRPDVYYVLADFDAYVQAHEQALKSYADRDWWNRAAIINVARSGIFSTDRTIAEYVQDIWHIKPIAVK
- a CDS encoding serine/threonine protein kinase, producing the protein MDEKKNHGKDKSPFVPFDMLDPELVLESVEEGYGLELESTLYSCASYVNRVFGLRDVGGKEYIAKFYRPQRWSYAQILEEHRFVQTLAQHEVPVVCPFPNQEGDTLQTLIIEENGKPDQEMYFALYPKLKGFPFDPEGEKDYVRMGALLGHLHVVGSQFSLAERGRFPPLAPLELLAYFTETFEIEEEIQNNLREVAARLDAALSPIVSGYAPITLHGDFHRGNLIDCGEQGLFVIDFDDMIAGPPLQDLWVLLPDHASRCPQELRHILKGYREFYQIELADPCHLEVFRLYRMFHYLYWQAQQRYDRAFYHHYPEWGTKKFWERTVADLLDQAEYLACV
- a CDS encoding MBL fold metallo-hydrolase — its product is MTPSVITLVLQGPLEVNAYILENNGHCLIIDPGFEKDRIRRFIKERGWQVEGILLTHGHFDHTGAVDVFPVPIYLHEAESAFVSNDQWNGYTEFGISRPWDMNALSLTKLRHGDTIPFQGSQVEVLHTPGHTPGSVCYRWGNCLFSGDTLFKEAVGRWDFPGGDGRALRQSVVSLIENLEPSVEVYPGHGEPTTIGQEREVNPYYHQWKKCPL